From one Candidatus Methanoplasma termitum genomic stretch:
- a CDS encoding TIGR00296 family protein — protein MTQTAKKAIEMDLRDGTDAVRAARLYAEAETKLSGKSKDPAFGDRPPPKWTVEPKGVFVTISEYPSGDLRGCIGYPEPIFPLGKALRMSAEAACHDPRFDDLTYEETQKCTFEVTVLSVPQRIEYRSPEELLSKIVIGRDGLILSFKGRRGLLLPQVPVEWEWGPEEFLEHLSMKAGLRPETWKEPGVTVESFNGEIFTEASPKGEVVRK, from the coding sequence CAGACAGCGAAGAAAGCGATTGAGATGGACCTCAGGGACGGCACTGACGCGGTGAGGGCGGCTAGGCTGTATGCGGAGGCCGAGACCAAGCTCTCCGGTAAGTCGAAGGATCCAGCATTCGGAGATCGGCCGCCGCCGAAATGGACCGTCGAGCCGAAAGGTGTGTTCGTTACGATATCCGAATATCCCTCGGGGGATCTCAGAGGGTGCATCGGGTATCCGGAACCCATATTCCCGCTGGGCAAAGCGTTAAGGATGTCTGCGGAGGCCGCATGCCACGATCCGAGGTTCGACGATCTGACGTATGAAGAAACGCAGAAATGCACCTTTGAAGTGACCGTCCTGTCTGTTCCTCAGAGGATCGAATACCGGTCTCCGGAAGAGCTTCTTTCAAAGATCGTCATAGGAAGAGACGGACTGATATTATCGTTCAAAGGAAGGAGGGGGCTGCTGCTCCCCCAGGTCCCCGTCGAATGGGAATGGGGCCCCGAAGAGTTCCTGGAACATCTTTCGATGAAGGCCGGTCTCCGCCCCGAGACATGGAAAGAGCCGGGAGTGACCGTAGAGTCTTTCAATGGGGAGATATTCACCGAGGCATCACCGAAAGGAGAGGTTGTGAGGAAGTGA